In Chryseobacterium salivictor, the DNA window ATTGTAGAGAAAAAATATCTGGATTATTATATTCCGGACCGAAATATTGAAGGTTACGGTATTTCTAAAGCGGGAATCGAGTATGCCAAAGAAAATGATTTCTCTCTCATCATCGCGCTTGACTGTGGAATCAAAGCACTCGACAAAATAGATTATGCCAAAGAACTGGGAATTGATTTCATTATTTGTGACCACCATTTACCGGGCGAAGAAATCCCTGATGCCGTTGCCGTTTTGGATCCAAAAAGAAAAGACTGCCGATATCCCTTTAAAGAACTTTCGGGTTGTGGCGTAGGTTTCAAACTTTGTCAGGGTCTGAACACCCTTTATAAAATCCCCGAAGCCGAACTTTTTGAATTGACCGATCTGCTTGCGATTTCTATTGCGGCAGATATCGTTTCCATGTCGGGGGAAAACCGGGTTCTCGCAAAACAAGGTTTAAAAATCTTAAGAAAGTCCAGAAACCTGGGATTGCGGATGCTAATTCCCGAAGATAAACTCGCCACTTTTGAAATCTCCAATATCGTTTTCGAAATTGCTCCCAAAATCAATGCTGCCGGACGGATTTCTCATGGGAAAGCCGCCGTGGAATTAATGGTTTCCGACAACCTGAAACATGCGACTCAAATCGTAAATGATATCGTAAACTTAAACGATTCCCGACGCGAAATGGATATGAGCAGTACCACCGAAGCTCTTCTGCAGGTAGAAACCAGCGGACAGGTTACCAATTTCTCGACCGTTGTTTATGGCGCCGGCTGGAACAAGGGAGTGATCGGCATTGTCGCATCCAGACTGACAGAAACGTACTACAAACCTACCGTTGTTTTTGCAGATGGAAACAATGGCGAAATTGTTGCTTCTGCCCGATCGGTTTCAGATTTCGATGTACATAATGCTCTGGAAGAATGCTCAGATTTATTTTTAAAATTCGGAGGTCATCCAGCTGCTGCAGGACTTTCTATGGAAAAGGAAAAATTAAATTTATTCAAAGAAAAATTCGAAAAAGTAGTTGCAGAGAAAATCCAGGAGCATCAGAAAGAACCAAGCATAAAAATTGACGCTGTTGTAGAAATTGATGACCTGAACAAAGACTTCTTTAATTTCCACAGAAAACTTGCACCATTTGGTCCGGATAATATGAAACCTGTTTTGGTTCTAAAAAATCAAAAACTTTCGGGCTATGTAAAAACAATGGGCAAAGAAAACAGTCATCTTAAATTCTTTATAAAGCAGGATTCTACCGGCAAAAACATCGAATGTATTGGCTTTAAATTAGGGAAATATGCGGATGAATTCAGACAGAAAACGTTCGACATCGCTTTCACGGCAGAAGAAAATCACTGGAAAGGAAATGTCACTTATTTTCTGAGTATCCGTGATGTGAAATTCAACTGATTTTTCACAGATTTAACTAAACCGTTTCCTGTCTTTTAAATTCTTTAGTTTCATCAAAAAGATATCGGTAAGTCGCCAGTTTTCTGGTGACTTTTGTTTCCAGATTCTCGGCAATTTTAATCATTTTAGGATTGAAATCTCCGATCCACTGCATTTCATAATCTTCAAAATCAGTGGTTTCACGAAAATGTTTCGTTCCTTCCCAAATCATAAATCCGTCAATCCCTTTTCGCTGCCATTCCGGGATAATTCCGAAAACCAGCCCTACCATTTTTTTATTCTTCCTGAATTTTTTAATGATTAAAAATAAGAGTTTCTGAAGAAGTCCGAATTTTCCATTAAAGAATTTAATCCACTGGTTCAAATCGGGAATATTCATCCACATCGCGATGGGCTTTTCATTTTCATAGACGAACCAGGAAATATGCTCATTGATAACAGGTTTTAGGCTTTTAAACATTTTCACCGTTTGCATTTCCGTCAATTGTTTTCCTTCACCATGACTTGCCCACGCCTGATTGTAAACTTCCGTAAAATCCTTCGCGAATTTTTCCAAAAATTTGATTTGAAGAGGTTTCGCCTTAATCTCTTTATTCTTTGAAATTCGCTGATGCATCGCTAAAAAATGATCTGCAACCGGCTCATGAATTTTTCTCCCAAAGCATAATTGATTGAAATAAATTTGAAAACCATAATTTTCAAAAAGCGACTGATAATAAGGCGGATTATAATTCATCCCATAAAGCGGCTCTGAAAAACCTTCGGTCAAAAGCCCCCAGAATTTATCGCGTTCCCCGAAATTAATCGGCCCATCCATCGCTTCCATTCCTTTTTTCTGCAGCCATTCTTTAGCAAAATTAAAAATAAAATCTGCGGTTTTCTGGTGATCGATACAGTCAAAAAAACCTATTCCACCCGTTGGCTGATCCTGTCTGTACTTTTTATTAATGAAAACTGCAATTTTTCCGACGGTTTCATTTTTATCATTTTTAAAGAGGAACCGTTCGCACTCACCGAATCTGAAAAATTTATTTTTCTTAGGATTAAAGACGTTTTCAATATCCTGATCCAGAGGCCGGATATAATTTTCATCCTCCCGAAAAAGAAGTTTTGGAAAGTTCAGAAACTCTGAAACCGACTCTTTCGAAACCACATTAATTACCTTCATTTTTCAAAAATAATAAAGTTTCTCTTCAATAAATAGAGATTTTTTTGATTTTTTCACTATTTTTATAAAAATTCAAATTCCGTGAAAAAAACGCTGGCCATATTTGCCCATCCTTATTTTGAATATTCGACCACGAATATTGAATTGATTAAAGCGTATGAGACTTCTGACCTGCTGACTTTTAAAGATTTATACGAAGAATATCCGGATTTTCATATCGCGACTTTCAAAGAAAGAAAAAGAATAAGAGAATATGAACGGCTGGTTTTTCACTTTCCCTTAATTTGGTTTGGCCTGCCACCACTGCTCCGTCTATGGATTGACGAAGTTTTCGACATGAGCTGGAAAGCTGAAGACGAAAATGATCATCCACTGATGAATAAAGACGCCATCATTATTGTAACGATTGGGGCGAAAGAGGAACATTATCAGAAAAACGGATTGTATAAAACCACCATCGAAGAATTGATGAGACCGCTTGCATTATGTTTGGAGGTAACGGGAATTGAGGTAAAAGAAATCATTGCCGTTTACGAATCAGATGATCTGCAGGAAGAACAGTTAAAAACAATCTGTCATAAAATTACAAAAACTTTAGAAACATCATGAATGAAAGTTCATTAGCCCAAACTGCCTTAATTTTTTTAGGTGCTGCAATCGTAATGGTTCCACTGGTTCGGAAACTGGGGCTAAGTGCGGTGATCGGTTTTATACTGGGCGGAATAATCATTGGCCCTTTTGGGTTGAAACTGACAGGGAACGATTCCAATGACATTATGCAAGCCACAGAATTCGGCGTCATCATGTTGCTTTTTTTAGTTGGTCTGGAAATCGAACCAAAAAAATTCTGGAAAATCCGAAAGAAAATAATCGGGATGGGATTAGGACAAATGGCCATCACCGTCACCCTGTTATATCTGATTTTTTACCTGGCAGATTGGCGTAAGGATCAGGCATTGGTGGCCGCCTTATGTTTCAGTTTATCTTCCACAGCAATTGTTTTGCAGACTTTAAAAGAGAAAAATATTTTCAGAACTGATGTTGGTGAAGCCTCTTTCTCCATCCTTCTTTTTCAGGATATTGCCGTAATCCCAATTATCGCGCTTTTGCCGGTTATTGCCAAAAAATCAAATACTGACGAGAACCAGTTATTGTTGCAATATCTCCCCGACTGGCTACAACCGTTTTCGATTATTTTAGGTGTTATTGCTTTGATTATTTTAGGACGCTATATATTTGTTCCGTTTCTCCGGTATGTTTCCCGTTCCGGTATGAACGAATTGCTCACCGCTTCTTCCCTTTTCCTGGTCATTGGTGTTTCTGAACTGATGCATGCTGTCGGATTAAGCCCCGCCTTAGGCGCATTTATCGCCGGCGTAATGTTGGCAACCAGCGAATTCCGCCATGAGCTGGAAAGCCAGATCGACCCTTTCAAAGGTTTACTGTTGGCTGTATTTTTCGTGAGCGTGGGATCTACAATAAATTTCCACGTCATCATGGGAGATCCGATGTTTATTTTCACTACCATTATTATTGTTTTAATTGTGAAATTCATCGTCTTGGCAGGCGTTTTAAAATTATTTAAATTAAAACTGCATGAAAACCTTCTGGTGGCTTTTGGACTTTCACAAATTGGAGAGTTTGCCTTTGTCCTGATCAACTATTCTACAAAACTCTATTTATTCGACCCGAAACTCAACGCGCAGTTAATGGCCATCACTGCAATTACCATGTGTGTAACGCCAATTCTTTTACTCATTAATGAAAAGTTGATCGAACCACACATTCACGACGTGAAAAATGATGAACCTGAACTGGAAGAGCCTATCGAAAAGCAAAGAATCATCATCGTAGGTTTTGGTCATTTCGGCAGTACCGTGGGACGGCTGTTAAGAGTGAACGGAATCAGCGCAACCGTTCTGGATAATGATCCGCAACGTATCAATCTTCTGCGTTCCAAAGGATTTAAAGTATATTATGGTGACGCTTCCAAACCGGCAATTCTTCGATCTGCCGGTGCAGAAACCGCAGATCTTTTAATTCTCTGTCTGGACAGTCCTGAAAAAAATAAATTTATTCTCGAATATGCCCGCGAACACTTTCCACAACTGAAAATATTCGTCCGTGCAAAAAACCGTCTTGATGCTTATGATTTCATCAATAACGGTGTGGAAAATATTTACCGTGAAACGTTAGGAACCGCTGTAGATATGGCTGTTGACATTTTAAAAGCAACCGGAATGCGCGCGTATGCAGCCAGAAGATTAGGGCAAAGATTTATGGTGATCGATAAAGCGATGACGCGAAAATTGGCAAAAGAGCAGTTGAGCGACAAAGTAACTTTCACGATGACAGAACACCTGGATCGTGAGGCAGAACTTCTCGCAGAAGACAGCCACTCTTTCGACGAATCGCAGTGGAACGAGTATGAGGAATATCAGAATTAGGCAACAAACTGCCAGCAATATGAAATGGTTGATTGTTTAAGAAATGAATTCTCTAATGCAAACTCAAGATTGCCAATCGGTATCCTTTCATTCCGAAACCACTTAAAATCCCATCCGCATTTGCAGCCGTTACGGATTTCTGGCGGAACTCTTCTCTGGTGTAAATATTACTGATATGAACCTCTATTTTCGGTTGCGAAATATTTTTCAGGCAATCGGCGATTGCATAGGAATAATGGGTAAATGCGCCGGGATTGATCACCAGACTTTCAAAATCATCTTCTTGCAGACGGTTGATAATTTCACCTTCAACATTCGACTGATAATAGAGAAGTTCGTGTTGCGGAAACTCCTGCCTTAAATCCTCAAGATAGTGTTCCATAGAAACGCTTCCGTAGATTTCGGGTTCGCGGGTTCCCAAAAGATTGAGATTAGGGCCGTTCAATATTAAAATTTTCATGTAGAAATTTTTACAAAGATATGGTTTTACTGAAAATAAAGGCTTTTAGGCTTAATAATTGTTACAAAAAAAACTGGTTCATCCCCATTTTTCGTAAAATAGGAGCATCGCAGGTTTCGTTCATTGTCCTCCTTTAGAAAAATGTATTTTTGTAATCACCTCAAACTCTAATTTGTGAATATTTATCATAAGATTTTAAAGTACACCGGAATCTTCATCGCCTCTTTACTGGTGTTATTGATGGTCCTGGTTTTCAGTTTACAATTCCCTTCTGTTCAGAATTTTGCCAAAGGAAAACTGGTGAATTATCTGGAAAAAAAAATAAAAACTAAAGTGATTTTAGACCGTGTTTATGTCAGCTTCCCCAATAGTTTGGTGATGGAAAATCTGTACATACAAGGTCAAAAGGTAGACACGCTCTTATTTGCCCGAAAACTGGATGTTGGTTTAAATATTCCTAAACTTCTCAAAAACACGGCTGATATTACTTCTGTCGATTTAGAAGGGGTGAAAGCAAATGTAGTCCGCAACGAAAACGGCACTTTTAATTTCGATTATATCATCGATGCTTTTGCTACCAAAGATGAAGAGCAGACTACTTCGAAACCGTTTATTATTTCTTTGGATAAAATTAAACTTAAAGATATTGGGATTTCATTTATTGATAATCAATCCCGGAATGACATTAATCTTTACTTTAAATCATTTGACACCAGCGTAAAAACTTTCGATCTCAAAAAAAATAATTACGCAGTGAATGACATCAATATGGATGGATTGCGATTGAAATTGAAACAGGATTTAGTCGAAGAAGTTGCCAATAAAGTTGTAGAAAAAGTTGATTCTTTAAAACAACAAAGTCCGCTGAAATTAGGTTTAAATAAAATTAAACTCACCAATTTCAATATTGATTACGGCGACGACAATACCAAAACTTTTACTAAAATTATTTTCAAAGAATTAAGCACGAAAATAAATCAACTCGATTTAGAGAACAGCAATTTCGGAATTGAAAATCTGTATTTAAAAGGAGCAGACATTAATGCCAAATTATTTCTGCCGGCGCAAAATGCCCATCCGAAAAAAGAAGAAAAAGTTTCCACCTCAACAGACGAAAAGTCATTAGCGCTTTTACTGAATAAATTAGTTTTAGACGATGTAAAAGTAATTTACGATAATACCGCGATTGCTCATACCAAAAGTGGAATGGACTTCAATCACCTGAGTTTTTCTAAAATGGATGTCGTTCTTTCTGATTTCAAAATGAAAGACAGAAGCTTTGCCGGAACTATAAAATCAGCAGAAATTAAGGAAAGTCGTGGCTTATATATTCAGAAATTCACCACCGATTTCGTGTTTGAAGATCAACAAGCGTATTTGAAAGAACTGTATCTGCAAACTCCAAAAACCATTTTGCGTGATGAAGTTGTTTTAAATTATAATTCAATTGAACAACTTTCAGCGAATCCTGGCGCAGTGAAAATTTCGGCTAACATCCAAAAATCTAAAGTTGGTTTTTCAGATATTTTAATGCTCGTTCCAACTTTAAAAAATACAGTTCCATTTGATAAATATCCGAATGCGATTCTGAATATTGATGCCAGACTGAAAGGAACGGTCAATGATTTACTGATTCAAAACCTGCAACTTTCGGGAATTGACCAGTTAAAAGTTAAGGCTTCAGGAACGATTAAAAACGCGATGAATACAGACCATTTATATTATGATTTAAATGTTCGGGAACTTTCTTCGTCTGCAAAAACTATTTATAATTTAGTTCCAAAAAATACGATTCCTACTAATATTACGCTTCCTTCCCATTTTAAAATTGCCGGAACAGCAAAAGGAACCACTCAGATTGTCAATACAAATCTGGTCGTAATTTCCACTTTAGGAAATGCCGGAATTCGAGCATCAGTCGATATGAAACGTAAAAATCAGGAACGTTACGATGTTCGGGCGAACCTGCAAAATTTACAAATCGGAAAAATTATTCAGAATAAAGATGTTGGTTCCATCACCGGACAAATCGCGGTGAAAGGACAAAATTTCGATCCCAATAAAGCGAATGCCGACATTAAAGGAAACATCAAATCGGTTGCTTACAAAGGTTATACGTACCAAAATATGGCGCTGAACGGAAAAATAAATCATGGCGCTTATGTTGTTAATCTCGATTCTAAAGATCCAAATGCGGACTTAAAATTATTGGCTTCCGGTAATTTTTCGCAAAAAGAACCTACCATTAAAGTGAAAGGAACGATCCGAAAACTGGATTTACACCAACTCGGTTTTTACGAAGATCAAATGATTTTGGCCGGAGATATCGACGGCGATTTCACGAGTTTAAATCCCGACGCTCCGAACGGATATTTGAATTTAAAAAACTTTGCGATTTCTGACACCAAAGATATTTTTCCGTTGCAGGAAGTTTCTCTAAAAGCTGTTTCAACCGCAGATCAGAATCAAATTACACTGCAATCCCAAATCGCAGATATCGATTTGACAGGGAAATATAAATTGACACAAATCTTAGGTTCGCTGCAAAACACGATTAACCAATATTATCAGTTTCAAAAGCCGGGAACGAAAGTTGAAAAAATCGATTCAAACCAGTTTTTTACTTTTAATGCTAAAATTAAAGACGATAATTTACTTCGGAAATTTGTTCCAGAATTAACGGAATTTGAACCGATCACTTTGGCTGGAAATTATAATGCCGATTCCCGGAAATTAGAAGTCAGCGGACAAATTCCGCAAGTGACTTACGGTGCGAATAAAATCAGCGGCGGCGTTTTAACCATTAATAATTTGAATGACGCCTTGGTGTATGATGTGAAACTGGCAGACTTTAAAAATGAAAAAATTGCTTTAATGAAATTAAGTTTAAATGGCGACATTAAAGACAATCTCATCTCCTACAACGCTTCTACCAAAGACCAGAAAGACGTTACTAAATTTTTAGTTGCGGGAAATGTTGAAAAAATCGGCGACCTTACCAAAATCAGTTTAAATCCTGATGGTTTAACTTTGAATTACAACAACTGGCAAGTTTCATCTGATAACTTTATCCAGTTAAGCAGCAAAGGAATTTTGGCTAATAACTTTGCAATTTCAAATAACGGAAGTGAAATAAGTGTTCAATCTGAAACAAATATTCCAAACAGTCCGCTCAATATTGACATTAAAAACTTCAAGATTGAAACGGTAACGGAACTCATTAAAAAAGATTCGCTTCTGGCAAAAGGGAATATTAATGGAACTGCACAAATCCGCGACTTGCAAAACAATATGACTTTTACGTCAGATATTGATGTGACTGATTTGTATGTTTACGGAAGTCCGGCCGGGAATTTAGAAATTAAAGCCAATAACCAATCTTCGGATTTAATCCGTGCAGATATCGCACTTTCCGGCTTTGATAATGATGTAAAACTGGGAGGAACTTACAATACCAAATCCAGCGATTTGGATATGAACCTCAACATGAATCAGCTTCAAATGAAAACGGTTCAGGGATTCTCGATGAATGCCATTGAAAAAGCTGAAGGTTATCTTTCCGGAAATTTAAAAATAAGCGGAAAAACCGATGCGCCAAATATTTTGGGCGGAATTAAATTTAACGAAGTTGGTCTGGGACTAACCCAATTGGGAAGCCGTTTTAAAAACATTAATGATGAAATAAAATTCACCAACCGTGGAATTGATTTCGATAGTTTTAAAATTAAAGACGAATCCGGAAATGCCATTGTAATCGACGGAGCCGTGCTTACCAAAACGTATAAGGATTTTGCTTTTAACTTAGATGTAAAAGCGAGAAACTTTAAAGTAGTCGATTCTGAAAAAGACAACGACAAAATAATGTATGGCGTTCTCGCGATGAATGCAGATTTAAAAATCCGTGGTAATCTGGATTTACCAAAGGTTGACGGAAATTTAAAGGTGACCGATAAAACCGATTTCACTTTTGTTTTACCGCAATCTTCACCTGCTTTGCAAGAGCGTGAAGGAATTGTAGAATTCATTGATCAAGATCAAATTGCTTTACAAAAAACTATTAAAGCAGATTCACTAACCGACCAAAGCCAAATTAAAGGAATGGACGTGAACGTGAATATCGAAGTCGTTAAAGAAGCGAAAATCTCTTTAATTATCGATCAGGCGAATGGTGATTTTGTAAAACTTCAAGGTGAAGCACAGTTAACGGGCGGCATCGATCCTTCGGGAAAAACAACTTTAGTCGGCATTTATCAGGTTGAAAAAGGAGCGTACGAAATGTCGGTAAGTTTACTGAAAAGAAAATTTGAAATCGAAAAAGGAAGCACCATTACCTGGACAGGCGAACCGATGACGGCGAACTTAGACATTACCGCAGTGTACAAAACGGATGCGGCGCCACTCGATTTATTACAGCAGCAACTGGCCACCGCTTCTGCCAGCGAACTCAATCAGTACAAGCAAAGAATACCCTTCAACACTTTACTGATCATGAAAGGTGAATTGCTGAAACCTGTGATTACTTTTGACATCACCACTTCTAAGGAAAACAATTCTGTCTCTTCTGAAGTGATTGACAATACGACGGCGAAACTCGATCAGTTGCGGCGCGAGGAATCCGAAATGAATAAACAGGTTTTTGCCTTGCTTCTTTTAAACAGATTCGTGGGTGAAAACCCTTTCCAAAGTGAAACCGGTTTGTCGGCTTCTACTTTAGCGAAACAAAGTGTGAGTCGGATTTTATCGGATCAGCTGAACAATTTGGCTTCGGATTTAATTGGTGGCGTAGAATTGAATTTTGATCTGGAATCCACTGAAGATTATTCCAGCGGCAATAAAAATGAAAAAACCGATCTGAATGTCGGCCTGACCAAAAGATTATTTGATGACCGCCTAAAAGTGACGGTGGGAAACAATTTCGCTTTGGAAGGAGATGCCAGACAAAATGAACAGATGACCAGTATCGCAGGCGATATTACTTTGGATTACAGTCTTTCTAAAAACGGCAGATACATGCTGCGTGCTTACCGTAAAAACGATTATCAGGTCGCCTTGCAAGGACAGATTATCGAAACCGGAGTTGGATTTGTCATCACCTTAGATTATGATCAATTCAGGGAAATATTCGAACGTTCCAGGAAAAATAAAAATTTCAGAAAACAAAATACGTCTTCAAAATAATGATAAAACTGAACAATTCTTATTATAAAATAGTCACGACACTTTCTTTGGCATTCCTAATTTCATCCTGTAGCAATACTAAATTTCTGCAGGAAGGTCAAATGTTATACACCGGCGCGAAAATCAACATTAAAAATGATACGCTCTCAAAAAAAGAAAAATCAAATTTAAAAGAAGCGATTCAGGAGCAACTTCGCCCGAAACCGAATTCTTCTTTTTTAGGTTTAAGGCCTAAACTTTACATTTACAATATCACCAAAGAACCTAAAAAACAAAAAGGAATTGGCTACTGGCTGAAATATAAAATCGGAGAAAAACCCGTTTTGCTGGGTGATGTCGATCGGGAATTCAATAAAAAGATCATCGTAAATTATTCTGAAAACAAAGGTTTTTTTAATGCAAAAGCGTCATCAGACACCATTTCTAAAAATAAAAAAGCGCAGGTTATTTACACCTTAAAACCTGGTGCAAGATATTTGATCAGCAAAGTTAATTTCCCCGAAGATTCTACCGTTATCAATTCTGAAATCCAATCGATAAAGGATAAAACTTTTTTAAAAACAGGAAATCCTTCCGATTTAGACATAATCAAAGCAGAGCGTGAGCGAATTGATGAACATCTAAAAAACCGTGGTTTTTATTATTTCAGTCCTGATAATATTATTGTTCAGGCAGACAGTACCGTGACCAAAAAACCTGAAGTTGAACTTTTCGTAAAACTGAAAAACAATACGCCGGCATTGGCAAAAGACCAGTTCACGATAGACAAAACGATCGTTTTTGCAGATTATGATATCAGAGACGTAAAACTGGGGAAATATGGAGTTCCTTATAATACCGATTCTGTAGAAATATACAACAACATTCACATCATCGATCCTAAAAATAAATTCAAACCGAAAATTTTCGACCGTACGCTTTATTTTGACAAAGGAGATCTGTACAACCGAACAGACCACAATCTTTCATTGAACCGACTGATCAGTTTAGGCGTTTTCAAATTTGTGAAAAATGAGTTTATCGTTTCAGATTCACTGAATCATCAATTTGATGCATATTATCTTTTGACACCGAGACCTTTTCAGTCTTTGCGTTTAGAAACTTTAGGAAAAACCAATTCCGCCAATTATACCGGTGGAGAAGTTAATCTGAACTGGACGCACCGGAATTTTTTCCGCGGCGCTGAACAGTTAAAAGCGGCTATTTATGGCGCAGCAGATGTTCAGGTCGGCGGTCCAAAAGACGCAAACAATATTGTCAGAGTCGGTGCCAATGCGCAACTTTCTATTCCGAGAATTGTGGCGCCGTTCCGATTTCATTCTTCAAGTGCTTATGTTCCGCGAACGAACATCAATATCGGTTATGAATATCTGAGCAGAACTCAATTGTACACTTTGCACAGTTTCACTACTTCATTCGGATATCTTTGGAAAGAAAACGAAAGAAAGGAACATGAATTAAAAATTTTGGATGTAACCGTTGTTGCCCCACAAAAGGTAACAGAGAAGTATCTGGAACAAATTAAGGGAAATCCATCGAAAGAAATCCCGGCAAATCCATCGCTTCAAAGAGTAATTGACAAACAATTGATTTTTGGTCCCACTTACAGTTACACCTATACCAATACGATGCTTCCGAAAAAGAACACTTTCTATTATAAAGGAAGTGCAGATTTGGCAGGAACAATCACCGGTTTAGTGAGTGGCGCCGATGCAAAAGCCGGAAAACAAAAAGAACTTTTCAATATTCCTTTCAGTCAATATGCGAAGATGGAACATGATTTCAGATATTACAGAAAGGTGAACGATAAAAGTACTATTGCTACGCGGTTTATTGCAGGAATCGGATATCCTTACGGAAATTCAATGACAATGCCTTACGTAAAACAGTTCTTTGTGGGCGGAAGTAATAGTATTCGTTCCTTCAGAGCCAGAACTTTAGGGCCGGGAAGTTATGATCCAAGAATCCAAAATGCGTCTTTCTTTTTTGATCAGTCCGGAGATATTAAATTAGAACTGAATGCAGAATACCGCGCGAATATTTATAAGTTTTTAAATGCCGCCGTATTCGCTGATGCAGGAAATGTCTGGCTCGTGAATGAGGATCTTACCCGTCCGGGTGGAAAATTCTCCAAAGACTTTGTAAAAGAAATCGCAGTTGGTGCCGGCGTCGGATTAAGACTTGACTTTTCAATTCTTATTTTAAGACTGGATTTGGCAATGCCTCTCCGCATTCCTTATTATGAAGAAGGCGACCGCTGGACTTTTAATAAAATTGATTTTGGAAGCAGTGCCTGGAGAAAAGACAATTTGATTTTGAATATCGCAATTGGTTATCCTTTCTGATAATTTGATGAAAAAAGTTAGACCACATTACTTTTTGAAGTATTCTTTGGTAACTCTATGGTAAAAAAAATAAGTGTTTTACTCTAAAAAAAAGATAATGAGATGAAGAAGTTAACTTTTTTATGGACGACTTTAATGGAAACCTTCACCGAATGGAATAACTCGCCGGCGGGTAAAGACGCTGCGAGTTTGGCCTATTATGCGATTTTTTCGATTCCGGGATTATTGATTATCATTATTTGGATTGCCGGAAACTTTTTCGGGGAAGAAGCCATTCGTGGTGAAATCAGCCATCAGATCAACAGTGTGATGGGACAGGATGCCGCCCAAAGTATCGAGGACATGATCGCAGGAGCGTTGATAGACCGGCAGAATATCTTCATGAAAGCATTGGGAGTCGCTTCGCTGATTTACGGTGGAACGACTGTTTTCTTTCAGCTTCAAAAATCATTAAATAAACTTTGGGATGTAGAAGCAGCA includes these proteins:
- a CDS encoding translocation/assembly module TamB domain-containing protein, encoding MVLVFSLQFPSVQNFAKGKLVNYLEKKIKTKVILDRVYVSFPNSLVMENLYIQGQKVDTLLFARKLDVGLNIPKLLKNTADITSVDLEGVKANVVRNENGTFNFDYIIDAFATKDEEQTTSKPFIISLDKIKLKDIGISFIDNQSRNDINLYFKSFDTSVKTFDLKKNNYAVNDINMDGLRLKLKQDLVEEVANKVVEKVDSLKQQSPLKLGLNKIKLTNFNIDYGDDNTKTFTKIIFKELSTKINQLDLENSNFGIENLYLKGADINAKLFLPAQNAHPKKEEKVSTSTDEKSLALLLNKLVLDDVKVIYDNTAIAHTKSGMDFNHLSFSKMDVVLSDFKMKDRSFAGTIKSAEIKESRGLYIQKFTTDFVFEDQQAYLKELYLQTPKTILRDEVVLNYNSIEQLSANPGAVKISANIQKSKVGFSDILMLVPTLKNTVPFDKYPNAILNIDARLKGTVNDLLIQNLQLSGIDQLKVKASGTIKNAMNTDHLYYDLNVRELSSSAKTIYNLVPKNTIPTNITLPSHFKIAGTAKGTTQIVNTNLVVISTLGNAGIRASVDMKRKNQERYDVRANLQNLQIGKIIQNKDVGSITGQIAVKGQNFDPNKANADIKGNIKSVAYKGYTYQNMALNGKINHGAYVVNLDSKDPNADLKLLASGNFSQKEPTIKVKGTIRKLDLHQLGFYEDQMILAGDIDGDFTSLNPDAPNGYLNLKNFAISDTKDIFPLQEVSLKAVSTADQNQITLQSQIADIDLTGKYKLTQILGSLQNTINQYYQFQKPGTKVEKIDSNQFFTFNAKIKDDNLLRKFVPELTEFEPITLAGNYNADSRKLEVSGQIPQVTYGANKISGGVLTINNLNDALVYDVKLADFKNEKIALMKLSLNGDIKDNLISYNASTKDQKDVTKFLVAGNVEKIGDLTKISLNPDGLTLNYNNWQVSSDNFIQLSSKGILANNFAISNNGSEISVQSETNIPNSPLNIDIKNFKIETVTELIKKDSLLAKGNINGTAQIRDLQNNMTFTSDIDVTDLYVYGSPAGNLEIKANNQSSDLIRADIALSGFDNDVKLGGTYNTKSSDLDMNLNMNQLQMKTVQGFSMNAIEKAEGYLSGNLKISGKTDAPNILGGIKFNEVGLGLTQLGSRFKNINDEIKFTNRGIDFDSFKIKDESGNAIVIDGAVLTKTYKDFAFNLDVKARNFKVVDSEKDNDKIMYGVLAMNADLKIRGNLDLPKVDGNLKVTDKTDFTFVLPQSSPALQEREGIVEFIDQDQIALQKTIKADSLTDQSQIKGMDVNVNIEVVKEAKISLIIDQANGDFVKLQGEAQLTGGIDPSGKTTLVGIYQVEKGAYEMSVSLLKRKFEIEKGSTITWTGEPMTANLDITAVYKTDAAPLDLLQQQLATASASELNQYKQRIPFNTLLIMKGELLKPVITFDITTSKENNSVSSEVIDNTTAKLDQLRREESEMNKQVFALLLLNRFVGENPFQSETGLSASTLAKQSVSRILSDQLNNLASDLIGGVELNFDLESTEDYSSGNKNEKTDLNVGLTKRLFDDRLKVTVGNNFALEGDARQNEQMTSIAGDITLDYSLSKNGRYMLRAYRKNDYQVALQGQIIETGVGFVITLDYDQFREIFERSRKNKNFRKQNTSSK
- the tamL gene encoding translocation and assembly module lipoprotein TamL — its product is MIKLNNSYYKIVTTLSLAFLISSCSNTKFLQEGQMLYTGAKINIKNDTLSKKEKSNLKEAIQEQLRPKPNSSFLGLRPKLYIYNITKEPKKQKGIGYWLKYKIGEKPVLLGDVDREFNKKIIVNYSENKGFFNAKASSDTISKNKKAQVIYTLKPGARYLISKVNFPEDSTVINSEIQSIKDKTFLKTGNPSDLDIIKAERERIDEHLKNRGFYYFSPDNIIVQADSTVTKKPEVELFVKLKNNTPALAKDQFTIDKTIVFADYDIRDVKLGKYGVPYNTDSVEIYNNIHIIDPKNKFKPKIFDRTLYFDKGDLYNRTDHNLSLNRLISLGVFKFVKNEFIVSDSLNHQFDAYYLLTPRPFQSLRLETLGKTNSANYTGGEVNLNWTHRNFFRGAEQLKAAIYGAADVQVGGPKDANNIVRVGANAQLSIPRIVAPFRFHSSSAYVPRTNINIGYEYLSRTQLYTLHSFTTSFGYLWKENERKEHELKILDVTVVAPQKVTEKYLEQIKGNPSKEIPANPSLQRVIDKQLIFGPTYSYTYTNTMLPKKNTFYYKGSADLAGTITGLVSGADAKAGKQKELFNIPFSQYAKMEHDFRYYRKVNDKSTIATRFIAGIGYPYGNSMTMPYVKQFFVGGSNSIRSFRARTLGPGSYDPRIQNASFFFDQSGDIKLELNAEYRANIYKFLNAAVFADAGNVWLVNEDLTRPGGKFSKDFVKEIAVGAGVGLRLDFSILILRLDLAMPLRIPYYEEGDRWTFNKIDFGSSAWRKDNLILNIAIGYPF